Within the Phaseolus vulgaris cultivar G19833 chromosome 9, P. vulgaris v2.0, whole genome shotgun sequence genome, the region ATCAAATgtattaattttctatttagGATGTAATAAACTTTCAAGTATcatttatgttttttctttttgtattctTAGTTACTATTGGGAAATCAGAGTCTTCAAGTAAGGCCACAGCTGGTGATATAGACAATCCCCCCTCTACAAATGACGAGGAAGTAGATAAACAAATATCGCAACATGAAAAATCTGCTGCTGGTATCTTGTGCCAGCTGAAGATTCGTCATGGAGCTCAGGCTTCTCATCTTACAACAACAAAGGATGTTGTGGGTATTGTTGCTACATTGGGCAAAGTTGAGGATGATAATCTTAGCAGGTACATTTGGCAAAGATATTTTCTTTCTGGCTTGTGAAGGTTTGCTTGTATATCAAACTTGTAATAACTTCTTCTTTCTAAGCCTCAGCAGTGTTATCTTTAAACAGGatgaaaaataatgtatttcTCATCTTTTGTTAATTTGTTTGAAGATTTTGTTTTTAACCGAGTCAAATGATGTTGTGTGATTCATATAGACAACCTCACCTAATGAGAAAACTCATGTTGTATTTGCGATTATCTATGAATATGCAAGCACACGCAGGTAGTTTCACGTACTTATTTGGTTGCAGACTTTTGTCAGAGTATTTGGGAGTGGAGACTATGCTGGCAATTGTTTGTAAAACGTATGAAGGGGTTAAAGCTCTTGAAATGTATGATAAGGAAGGCTGCATAAACAAAAGTTATGGACTTCATGGGCTAGGTGCTTCTATTGGAAGGGCTTTGGATGGTCGATTTCTTGTGATATGCCTCGAATATCTGAGGCATGACTTCCAAGAGTCTTGTGTTTATACctttaatttgttgttttggataatttttttttaacttttatcatTTTGTATGTTTTAGGCCTTATGCTGGTAATCATGTGGTTGATGATGCACAACGGAAGCTAGATATTTTAAACCCAAGATTGCCTAATGGGGAATGTCCAGCTGGATTTCTTGGCTTTGCAGTGAATATGATTAACGTAGACAGCTCAAACCTATTTTGCGTAACTCCCAATGGTTATGGTCTCAGAGAAACTCTGTTTTATAATCTCTTTTCTCGTCTACAAGTGTATAAGACCAGGGCTGAAATGATACAAGCACTTCCATGCATAAGTGAAGGAGCTCTTTCTTTGGATGGAGGAATAATTAGGAGTTGTGGTGTATTTACCTTGGGCAATAGGTAACTTGACGTGtgatctctctctctctcttttgtCTTTTGAGAATTATATGGCAGGTAGAAAACAGAAGATAGTGACAGGAGAACAATCTTTCTTGCAATTGTATCCCACTGaaaaattttcaatttagtgTAGGTGGTTCAGCTGGATTAACTGTAGTATACAAGAATAATGCTATCCATAATGAGGTCCAACAATGTCAATTATCTCTATCTTTTTTCTGTAATTTGTATAGAAACTCATGATATGAATTATGCAAGTCTTGATTTGTTACCACACAACATGGAACCTCAACAGTATGGTCCTTGAACATGTGAATTTAAGGTTTTGTAGGTTCTTTAGttgatacattttttttttctgttcacTGATAAAGAACTGTTTTATGTTTTTCAATTCAGaacctttttttc harbors:
- the LOC137821849 gene encoding protein DEFECTIVE IN MERISTEM SILENCING 3-like — encoded protein: MFQPPTPTSSKKLSARTNALSIQGASSAMMQVDLNEGTVEAKEMQNGEILQAQSIMQHSQKLEDDLRMLGTQIKQRENNINHLNSEKSKLDGSIIHLQVTIGKSESSSKATAGDIDNPPSTNDEEVDKQISQHEKSAAGILCQLKIRHGAQASHLTTTKDVVGIVATLGKVEDDNLSRLLSEYLGVETMLAIVCKTYEGVKALEMYDKEGCINKSYGLHGLGASIGRALDGRFLVICLEYLRPYAGNHVVDDAQRKLDILNPRLPNGECPAGFLGFAVNMINVDSSNLFCVTPNGYGLRETLFYNLFSRLQVYKTRAEMIQALPCISEGALSLDGGIIRSCGVFTLGNREDIDVRFPRPERSMELDNHHGEISRQLKEVKWKKEKILEELKREQTLLDMTRLNFNKKKGDYLKYLAQSSSNATQAQTGSDRFVSR